From Polaribacter butkevichii, a single genomic window includes:
- a CDS encoding META domain-containing protein, producing MKVKLIVINLILITVMSCSSVQKKSNDSFDTAITGKYWKLKSLEGKEVKMNKNQEREIFITLKTQNNRVTGFAGCNSVSGEFTLEEGNRIKFSKLVSTRMFCPNTDEPAFLKVLNLADNYTVKDDVLSLNVGRRAPLAIFEAVYFN from the coding sequence ATGAAAGTTAAACTGATCGTAATCAATCTAATACTAATAACCGTAATGAGTTGTAGTTCTGTACAGAAAAAAAGTAATGATTCTTTTGATACTGCTATCACAGGAAAATACTGGAAACTAAAATCCTTAGAAGGAAAAGAAGTTAAAATGAATAAAAACCAAGAACGTGAAATTTTTATCACATTAAAAACTCAAAATAATAGGGTAACTGGTTTTGCGGGTTGTAATTCCGTTTCTGGAGAATTTACCCTAGAAGAGGGTAACCGAATTAAATTTAGCAAATTAGTATCTACTAGAATGTTTTGCCCTAATACAGATGAACCTGCATTTTTAAAGGTTTTAAACTTAGCCGATAATTATACTGTAAAAGACGATGTATTGTCTTTAAATGTAGGACGAAGGGCGCCTTTAGCAATTTTTGAAGCTGTTTATTTTAATTAA